Proteins from a single region of Pseudomonadales bacterium:
- the radC gene encoding DNA repair protein RadC — protein sequence MAISQWPSASRPRERLLSVGAQALSDEELLAIFLRTGIAGYSAVDLARQLLRQFGSIHAVLRADFQQFSLAPGMGLAKYTQLQAALELARRFFAESEPDRPLMASAEWVRKDLQLRFWDKQREIFAGLFLDSQYRLLHYQELFFGTLDRSPVYPREIAKLALLHNAKAVMVAHNHPSGHCQPSAADKQITEAIAQALRLLDIQLLDHWIIAAQQSFSFAEHGLL from the coding sequence ATGGCGATATCACAATGGCCATCGGCCTCACGGCCGCGCGAGCGTTTACTCAGTGTGGGTGCGCAGGCTTTGAGCGATGAGGAATTGCTGGCGATCTTTTTGCGCACCGGTATTGCCGGTTATAGCGCAGTTGATTTGGCGCGTCAGCTACTGCGTCAGTTTGGCAGTATTCATGCTGTATTGCGCGCAGATTTTCAGCAGTTTAGTTTGGCACCCGGAATGGGTTTGGCTAAATATACTCAGCTGCAGGCGGCCTTGGAGCTGGCGCGGCGCTTTTTTGCTGAGTCAGAGCCGGATAGGCCGCTGATGGCAAGCGCAGAGTGGGTGCGCAAAGATTTGCAGCTGCGATTTTGGGATAAGCAGCGCGAGATTTTTGCCGGCTTATTTTTGGACAGCCAATACCGTTTATTGCACTATCAAGAGCTTTTTTTCGGCACCTTGGATAGATCGCCTGTTTATCCGCGCGAAATTGCCAAACTGGCGCTGCTGCATAATGCCAAAGCGGTGATGGTGGCGCATAATCACCCCTCAGGCCATTGTCAGCCTTCAGCGGCGGATAAACAGATTACCGAGGCGATTGCGCAGGCCTTGCGCCTATTGGATATTCAATTGCTTGATCACTGGATTATTGCCGCTCAGCAGAGTTTCTCTTTTGCCGAGCATGGCTTGCTATGA